In Ilumatobacter fluminis, the following proteins share a genomic window:
- a CDS encoding HAD family hydrolase, whose product MGIDYDAILFDAGGVLVLPDPTVLGPLLEPYGGEPSVEVHRRAHYAAMAAKSRELEGETEWDSYNVTYVRTVGVRDDLVDHAAVVLDHTRTAHLWRWAIPETLTALAALAERGVPMGVVSNASGQVEAALAVAEICQAGDGPCTSMRVVIDSHVVGVAKPDPRIFDFALPYFAEFERDRIVYVGDSVVMDVGGATAAGLTPVLIDPYDDHEGADFARIRAVTDLL is encoded by the coding sequence ATGGGCATCGACTACGACGCGATCCTGTTCGACGCAGGCGGGGTGCTGGTGCTGCCCGACCCGACGGTGCTCGGCCCGCTGCTCGAGCCGTACGGCGGCGAGCCGTCGGTCGAGGTGCACCGGCGAGCGCACTACGCCGCCATGGCGGCCAAGTCACGAGAACTCGAGGGTGAGACCGAGTGGGACTCGTACAACGTCACCTACGTGCGAACGGTCGGTGTGCGTGACGATCTGGTGGACCACGCAGCCGTGGTGCTCGACCACACCCGGACTGCGCACCTCTGGCGCTGGGCGATCCCCGAGACGCTCACGGCCCTGGCCGCTCTGGCCGAACGAGGCGTGCCGATGGGCGTGGTGTCGAACGCGAGCGGTCAGGTGGAGGCCGCGCTCGCGGTCGCCGAGATCTGCCAGGCCGGCGACGGGCCGTGCACGTCGATGCGCGTCGTGATCGACAGCCATGTCGTGGGGGTGGCGAAGCCCGACCCACGCATCTTCGACTTCGCACTCCCGTACTTCGCCGAGTTCGAGCGTGACCGCATCGTCTACGTCGGCGACTCGGTCGTGATGGACGTCGGCGGCGCCACGGCGGCCGGTCTGACCCCGGTCCTGATCGACCCCTATGACGACCACGAGGGCGCCGACTTCGCACGCATCCGAGCCGTCACCGACCTCCTGTAA